One Penicillium oxalicum strain HP7-1 chromosome III, whole genome shotgun sequence genomic region harbors:
- a CDS encoding Formate dehydrogenase gives MVFIRSLTRQLRRPASSVLSGSAFAPKPVSGAFSHARTLTATAMNQGKVLMVLYDGGEHATQQPRMLGTTENELGIRKWLEDNGHTLVTTSDKEGENSTFDKELVDAEVIITTPFHPGYLTAERLAKAKKLKLAVTAGIGSDHVDLNAANQTNGGITVAEVTGSNVVSVAEHVVMTILLLVRNFVPAHDQVRNGDWNVAAVAKNEFDLEGKVVGTVAVGRIGERVLRRLKPFDCKELLYYDYQPLSPEVEKEIGCRRVDNLEDMLAQCDVVTINCPLHEKTRGLFNKDLIAKMKPGSWLVNTARGAIVVKEDVAEALKSGHLRGYGGDVWFPQPAPKDHPLRYAEHPWGGGNAMVPHMSGTSIDAQIRYAEGTKNILDSYFSGREDYRPEDLIVHKGQYATKAYGQRK, from the exons ATGGTATTTATTCGTTCCCTTACTCGTCAATTGCGACGCCCTGCCTCTTCAGTACTCTCCGGCAGCGCCTTTGCGCCCAAACCAGTGTCTGGTGCTTTCTCCCATGCACGTACGCTAACCGCGACCGCCATGAATCAGGGCAAGGTTCTCATGGTTCTGTACGAT GGTGGTGAGCATGCTACCCAGCAGCCCCGCATGCTCGGTACTACCGAGAACGAGCTCGGCATCCGCAAGTGGCTCGAGGACAATGGCCACACTCTCGTCACCACCTCTGACAAGGAGGGTGAGAACTCGACCTTTGACAAAGAGCTCGTTGACGCCGAAGTGATCATCACCACTCC CTTCCACCCCGGTTACCTCACTGCTGAGCGcttggccaaggccaagaagctgaAGCTCGCTGTCACCGCCGGTATTGGCTCCGACCACGTCGACCTCAATGCCGCCAACCAGACCAATGGTGGTATTACCGTCGCCGAAGTGACCGGTTCCAACGTTGTCTCTGTCGCTGAGCACGTTGTCATGACCATCCTCCTTTTGGTCCGTAACTTCGTCCCTGCCCACGATCAGGTCCGCAACGGTGACTGGAACGTCGCTGCCGTCGCCAAAAACGAGTTCGACCTTGAGGGCAAGGTCGTCGGTACCGTTGCCGTCGGCCGTATCGGCGAGCGTGTCCTGCGCCGCCTGAAGCCCTTCGACTGCAAGGAGCTCCTCTACTACGACTACCAGCCTCTGTCCCCCgaggttgagaaggagattggcTGCCGCCGCGTCGACAACCTCGAGGACATGCTCGCCCAGTGCGATGTTGTCACCATCAACTGCCCCCTGCACGAGAAGACTCGCGGTCTCTTCAACAAGGACCTCATTGCCAAGATGAAGCCCGGCTCGTGGCTCGTCAACACCGCCCGTGGCGCTATTGTCGTCAAGGAGGACGTCGCTGAGGCCCTCAAGTCCGGCCACCTCCGCGGATACGGTGGTGACGTCTGGTTCCCCCAGCCCGCTCCCAAGGATCACCCTCTCCGCTACGCCGAGCACCCCTGGGGCGGTGGTAACGCCATGGTCCCCCACATGTCAGGTACCTCTATCGACGCCCAGATCCGCTACGCTGAGGGCACCAAGAACATCCTGGACTCTTACTTCTCCGGCCGTGAGGACTACCGCCCTGAGGACTTGATCGTCCACAAGGGTCAGTACGCCACCAAGGCTTACGGTCAACGCAAGTAA